In a single window of the Sulfurimonas sp. hsl 1-7 genome:
- a CDS encoding GGDEF domain-containing protein translates to MMNEYYIYAGIAVILVLIAYIIRLRITINSMQEGKDRLIKEAYFNPVTNLPNRKNIKYVFDEQIDRTLRHNQTFLILAIKMNNYHQLAEQSTELVNEFMYEASNVIIKSTRNEDLVAHIEDDTFIILFNEYLKEDNSHIVIERLQKEFLEDPVDIDASYDISIGLCKYPNDGTDSDTLIEKAIAKAESKQF, encoded by the coding sequence ATGATGAATGAGTACTATATCTACGCTGGCATCGCTGTAATTTTGGTTTTAATCGCTTATATAATTCGGCTTCGAATTACAATAAACAGTATGCAGGAAGGTAAAGATAGATTAATAAAAGAGGCTTATTTTAACCCGGTAACCAACCTACCTAATAGAAAGAATATCAAATATGTTTTTGATGAGCAAATAGACAGAACTCTAAGACACAATCAAACATTTCTCATTTTGGCAATTAAGATGAATAACTACCATCAACTTGCAGAGCAATCTACAGAACTTGTAAATGAATTTATGTATGAAGCAAGTAATGTTATTATTAAATCTACAAGAAATGAAGATTTAGTTGCACATATAGAGGATGACACTTTTATAATTCTTTTTAATGAATATCTCAAAGAGGATAATTCCCATATAGTGATCGAAAGATTGCAAAAAGAATTTTTAGAGGATCCCGTAGATATCGATGCTTCATACGATATTTCAATAGGTCTTTGTAAATACCCTAATGACGGTACCGATAGCGATACTTTAATAGAAAAAGCTATTGCAAAAGCTGAGTCAAAGCAATTTTAA
- a CDS encoding N-acetylmuramoyl-L-alanine amidase family protein gives MIRFVVTFFLLFIISLYGADDFELLKRADGYAKSSTKANQFRAYNDYKNIYLRALMNEDQKLKICALEGIVKCGTKLHIDVSQYSDELEKLQKESSTVKKQKKIKQKQSSDIRVSSSHKLKSIRWRDGRLVLSFDKKLRNNQINYFKLYDTKKKVYKYVFDIHASMLTKSQTLKKQNIDKIKLAQFNPTTLRLVIQDSAQVSISFKKENKQLIVNMVPKAGKKYSQTPEAKSVVSPKRLDRNKRIVIDAGHGGKDPGAIGYKGYREKVVVLQIAKELNSILKARGYTVFMTRDDDKFIRLRNRTKYANRKKADLFISIHANAVSKKQAHKAYGIECYFLDKSRSSRAKKVAAQENSADMSEMDFYGKQSFLSTLNSHNIVASNKLAIDLQRGTLASLRKKYKNVKDAGVRPAPFWVLVGAQMPSVLVEVGFITNPKEAKRLVDRQYQKRMALGLANGVERYFLNN, from the coding sequence ATGATTCGCTTTGTTGTAACGTTTTTTCTACTTTTTATTATTTCACTCTATGGTGCAGATGACTTTGAACTTTTAAAACGTGCCGACGGCTATGCAAAGTCTTCAACAAAAGCAAATCAGTTTCGTGCCTATAATGATTACAAAAACATCTATCTTCGTGCTTTAATGAACGAAGATCAGAAGTTAAAAATATGTGCACTTGAAGGTATAGTAAAGTGCGGTACAAAACTACATATAGATGTCTCTCAATATTCCGATGAACTCGAAAAACTACAAAAAGAATCCTCAACAGTAAAAAAACAAAAGAAAATCAAGCAAAAACAATCTTCAGATATTCGAGTCTCTTCTTCCCATAAACTGAAATCTATTCGTTGGAGAGATGGAAGACTTGTTCTAAGTTTCGATAAAAAACTGCGTAATAACCAAATCAACTATTTTAAACTATACGATACAAAGAAAAAAGTGTACAAGTATGTATTTGATATTCATGCCTCTATGTTGACAAAATCACAAACATTAAAAAAACAAAATATCGATAAAATTAAATTAGCACAATTTAACCCCACAACACTTCGCTTAGTTATTCAAGATAGTGCACAGGTAAGTATCTCGTTTAAAAAAGAGAACAAACAACTTATTGTTAACATGGTTCCTAAGGCGGGGAAAAAATATTCTCAAACTCCAGAAGCAAAAAGCGTAGTTTCACCTAAAAGACTCGATAGAAATAAAAGAATAGTGATAGATGCGGGACATGGCGGTAAAGATCCAGGTGCCATCGGCTATAAGGGGTATAGAGAAAAAGTTGTAGTACTTCAAATAGCAAAAGAATTAAACTCAATTTTAAAAGCTCGCGGATATACAGTTTTTATGACGAGAGATGATGATAAATTTATAAGACTGAGAAATAGAACAAAATATGCAAACCGTAAAAAAGCGGATCTTTTTATAAGTATTCATGCAAATGCCGTAAGTAAAAAACAGGCACATAAAGCGTACGGGATTGAGTGCTATTTTCTCGATAAGTCACGTTCAAGCCGTGCAAAAAAGGTAGCTGCACAAGAGAACTCTGCAGATATGAGCGAGATGGATTTCTATGGAAAACAAAGTTTTCTCTCAACACTCAACTCTCATAATATAGTTGCTTCAAATAAACTGGCTATTGACTTGCAAAGAGGTACACTTGCATCACTGAGAAAGAAATATAAGAATGTTAAAGATGCGGGTGTAAGACCGGCACCGTTTTGGGTGCTTGTAGGTGCACAGATGCCTTCAGTTTTAGTTGAAGTCGGATTTATTACAAATCCAAAGGAAGCAAAAAGACTGGTAGATAGACAATACCAAAAACGAATGGCTCTTGGACTTGCCAATGGGGTTGAAAGATACTTTTTAAATAATTAG
- the pyrH gene encoding UMP kinase: MAHKRVLVKFSGEALAGEAGHGIDTQILKFIAQEIKSLVDAGVEVGIVIGGGNIIRGVTAAQDGIIKRTSGDYMGMLATVINGVAMQEACEYAGLEVRMQTAIKMEQIAEPYINRKACRHLEKGRVVIFAAGTGNPFFTTDTAATLRAVEIGAEVIVKATKVDGVYDKDPMKYSDAVKFDQIGYDQALQDHIKVMDDTSIALAKDNKLPIIVCDMFKEGNLLDILKHGNMQNCSIVK; this comes from the coding sequence ATGGCGCATAAACGTGTTTTGGTGAAGTTTTCAGGTGAAGCCCTTGCTGGTGAAGCTGGTCATGGTATAGATACTCAAATTCTTAAATTTATTGCACAAGAGATCAAGTCACTTGTTGATGCTGGTGTGGAAGTTGGAATTGTTATCGGTGGTGGAAATATCATTCGTGGTGTAACCGCTGCACAGGATGGTATCATAAAACGTACTAGTGGAGACTATATGGGTATGTTAGCAACGGTAATCAATGGTGTTGCAATGCAAGAAGCTTGTGAATATGCCGGTCTTGAAGTACGTATGCAAACGGCAATTAAAATGGAACAGATAGCAGAGCCGTATATTAATCGTAAAGCATGTAGACATCTTGAAAAAGGGCGCGTTGTTATTTTTGCAGCGGGTACCGGAAACCCATTTTTTACAACAGATACTGCAGCAACGCTAAGAGCGGTAGAGATTGGTGCTGAAGTGATTGTAAAAGCTACTAAAGTAGACGGTGTATATGATAAAGACCCTATGAAATATAGCGATGCAGTAAAATTTGATCAAATTGGTTATGATCAGGCTTTACAAGATCATATCAAAGTTATGGATGATACGTCTATCGCTTTAGCAAAAGACAACAAACTTCCAATTATTGTTTGTGATATGTTTAAAGAGGGTAACCTTTTAGATATTTTAAAGCATGGAAACATGCAAAACTGTTCTATAGTTAAATAA
- a CDS encoding RelA/SpoT family protein: MSLSPVDIEKVKHLHDIDSATAYLFSHIIPTDKLKHALDFSKEAHKTQFRKSGEPYIIHPILVAAIVASITNDEAMAIAALLHDVVEDTPTTIEEVEELYGKDVAHLVSGLTKIDSIRDSELIPSSSNERLIVSALSFRKMLLASIEDVRVLVVKLCDRLHNMLTLDALPQHKQKRISEETLVVYSPIAHRLGISFLKNMLEDLSFSYLFAEEKHYIDNYLDTNYHAIEMRINDFKQRVSDILIHNGFCEDDFEILSRIKHRYSIYLKMQRKGVSIDEVLDLLAIRILVKDPIKCYDALGLIHLNFRPLASRFKDYIAVPKDNGYQTIHTTVFYNTAIFEVQIRTYDMHQTAELGVAAHWKYKSGGNNIKLDWLDNLQYQNESVEDFYALIKNDLYSEDISVFSPTGDAFTLPRGAVVLDFAYAVHTDIGNKAINGVVNKSKTSLLTELHNGDIVKVITGDDIETRCSWLDAVKTSKAQTNMKNNCNARIREINAKSAVNIISNVMNLNHTRVQEWLSKNNCENLSHIPTDLEHLKNVLHKYISDIAKNNRFKRFITRHRFKLKPYEISGLEVYSNTTINDVVFDYCCHPKFGDEVMAFVEKSKAHVHHKMCQNAAKQLEDNEPMVFVKWAKEKVFRYKLIASLTNEKGALAEFLAFLAKQNIDLTSIELGKDDLDYVQYCDIVFQSEEADINTLRAKIESKIKVVDLVRSDDAYRN; this comes from the coding sequence TTGTCATTAAGTCCAGTTGATATCGAGAAAGTTAAGCATCTTCATGATATTGACTCGGCTACGGCTTATCTTTTCTCCCATATAATTCCTACCGATAAATTAAAACATGCCCTTGACTTTTCAAAAGAGGCACATAAAACACAGTTTAGAAAAAGCGGTGAACCTTATATTATTCATCCTATATTAGTTGCAGCAATTGTTGCTTCAATCACTAATGATGAAGCGATGGCTATTGCCGCACTTTTACATGATGTTGTAGAAGATACTCCGACAACTATAGAAGAGGTTGAAGAGCTTTATGGAAAAGATGTAGCTCATTTAGTATCGGGACTTACCAAGATAGACTCAATACGTGATAGTGAATTGATCCCTTCTAGTTCAAATGAAAGATTGATAGTATCCGCACTTTCATTTAGAAAGATGCTTTTAGCAAGTATTGAAGATGTCCGTGTACTGGTAGTAAAGCTTTGTGACAGACTTCATAATATGCTTACTCTGGATGCTTTGCCGCAACATAAGCAAAAGCGTATCTCGGAAGAGACTTTAGTCGTATATTCTCCAATTGCCCACCGTTTAGGGATCAGTTTTCTAAAAAATATGTTGGAAGATTTGAGTTTTTCATATCTTTTTGCAGAAGAGAAACACTATATAGATAATTATCTCGATACAAATTATCATGCCATTGAGATGCGTATTAATGATTTTAAACAGCGTGTTTCCGATATTTTAATCCATAATGGATTTTGTGAAGATGACTTTGAGATTCTCTCGCGTATAAAACACAGATACTCTATTTACTTGAAGATGCAAAGAAAAGGGGTGAGCATAGATGAAGTACTCGACCTTCTTGCAATTAGAATTTTAGTAAAAGATCCTATTAAATGTTATGATGCTCTGGGACTCATTCACCTTAATTTTAGACCGCTTGCATCAAGGTTTAAAGATTATATTGCAGTTCCTAAAGATAATGGATATCAGACTATCCATACTACTGTTTTTTACAATACGGCAATTTTTGAAGTTCAGATCAGAACATACGATATGCACCAAACTGCAGAGCTTGGAGTTGCGGCACATTGGAAGTATAAATCTGGCGGTAATAATATCAAGCTAGACTGGCTTGATAATCTTCAATATCAAAACGAATCTGTTGAGGATTTTTATGCCTTGATTAAAAACGATTTATATTCGGAAGATATCTCGGTTTTTTCTCCTACGGGTGATGCATTTACACTTCCTCGCGGTGCTGTAGTGTTAGATTTTGCTTACGCTGTGCATACGGATATAGGAAATAAAGCTATAAACGGTGTAGTAAACAAAAGTAAAACTTCACTGCTTACAGAGTTGCATAACGGTGATATCGTAAAAGTTATAACAGGTGATGATATTGAGACAAGATGTTCTTGGCTCGATGCGGTAAAAACTTCTAAAGCACAGACAAATATGAAAAACAACTGTAATGCAAGGATTCGTGAGATTAATGCAAAATCGGCTGTAAATATTATCTCTAACGTTATGAACTTAAATCATACAAGGGTACAGGAGTGGTTAAGTAAGAATAATTGTGAAAACCTTTCACATATTCCGACAGATTTAGAACATCTTAAGAACGTGTTACATAAATATATCAGTGATATTGCAAAAAACAACCGTTTTAAAAGATTTATCACGCGTCACAGATTTAAGTTAAAACCGTATGAAATTAGCGGTTTGGAAGTTTATTCAAACACAACGATCAACGATGTTGTTTTCGATTATTGTTGTCATCCGAAATTTGGTGATGAAGTGATGGCGTTTGTAGAGAAATCAAAAGCACATGTACACCATAAAATGTGTCAAAATGCGGCTAAACAACTTGAAGATAATGAACCTATGGTATTTGTAAAATGGGCAAAAGAGAAAGTGTTCAGATATAAACTTATCGCCTCGTTAACAAATGAAAAAGGTGCCTTAGCAGAGTTCTTGGCATTTTTGGCAAAGCAAAATATTGATCTGACTTCAATTGAGTTGGGTAAAGATGATTTAGACTATGTACAATATTGTGACATAGTTTTTCAATCCGAAGAAGCTGATATTAATACACTTCGTGCTAAAATTGAGTCAAAAATTAAAGTCGTTGATTTAGTTAGAAGTGATGACGCTTATAGAAACTAA
- the rpoZ gene encoding DNA-directed RNA polymerase subunit omega yields the protein MKIEELTAKVLNDNPSMDRYKLAIAVAKRSEELDNGATSKLSVSTSNIKSTDLALMEIAEGLVNVKGFEDSKN from the coding sequence ATGAAAATAGAAGAATTAACAGCAAAAGTTTTAAATGACAATCCAAGCATGGATCGTTACAAATTAGCAATCGCAGTTGCTAAAAGATCTGAAGAGCTTGATAACGGTGCTACAAGCAAATTAAGCGTAAGTACATCAAATATTAAATCTACTGATTTAGCATTAATGGAAATTGCTGAAGGCCTTGTAAACGTAAAAGGCTTTGAAGATTCTAAAAACTAA
- a CDS encoding nitronate monooxygenase, whose product MSFNSIKIGKYTIEKPIVQGGMGVGISWDQLAGTVSKEGGLGVISAVGTGYYKDKEYAKKLVADRPLSEANFYSKEGLAALVASAREICGDKPLAANILYAINDYGRVVRDACEAGIDIIITGAGLPTNMPEFTEGYPDVALVPIVSSAKALKLICRRWEKRYNRLPDAVILEGPKSGGHQGFTYEQCLMDEYQLENLVEPVVEEAKNWGDIPVIAAGGIWDKKDIEEMMALGAKGVQMGTRFIGTYECDAHANFKKVLLDSKEDDIKLMSSPVGYPARGVVSNLTKLVEKREGPDIKCISNCVAPCNRGEEAKVVGFCIADRLSDAYEGNLETGLFFSGTNGYRLDKIISVKELMEKLTEGE is encoded by the coding sequence ATGAGTTTTAATTCTATTAAAATCGGAAAATATACTATCGAAAAACCTATCGTTCAAGGTGGTATGGGTGTTGGAATTAGTTGGGATCAACTTGCCGGTACAGTTTCAAAAGAGGGTGGACTGGGTGTTATCTCTGCTGTTGGTACTGGATATTATAAAGATAAAGAATATGCTAAAAAGTTAGTAGCTGATCGTCCACTTAGTGAAGCAAACTTTTATTCTAAAGAGGGATTGGCAGCACTAGTAGCTAGTGCAAGAGAGATCTGTGGAGACAAGCCTCTTGCAGCAAATATTTTATATGCAATTAATGACTATGGAAGAGTTGTAAGAGATGCATGTGAAGCGGGTATTGATATTATCATTACCGGAGCAGGACTTCCTACAAATATGCCAGAGTTCACAGAAGGGTATCCTGATGTAGCATTAGTACCTATCGTATCGTCTGCAAAAGCTTTAAAGTTGATTTGCCGTAGATGGGAAAAAAGATACAATCGTTTACCAGACGCAGTTATCTTAGAGGGACCAAAATCTGGCGGTCACCAAGGTTTTACATACGAGCAGTGTCTAATGGACGAATACCAACTAGAGAACTTGGTAGAACCGGTTGTTGAAGAAGCAAAAAACTGGGGTGATATTCCAGTTATTGCTGCGGGTGGTATTTGGGATAAAAAAGATATTGAAGAGATGATGGCTCTAGGTGCTAAAGGTGTTCAAATGGGGACACGTTTTATCGGTACGTACGAGTGTGATGCACATGCCAACTTCAAAAAAGTACTTTTAGATTCTAAAGAGGATGATATCAAACTGATGAGTTCTCCTGTTGGATATCCTGCACGCGGTGTTGTCTCAAATCTTACTAAGCTTGTAGAAAAACGAGAAGGGCCGGACATTAAATGTATCTCAAACTGTGTAGCTCCTTGTAATAGAGGTGAAGAAGCGAAAGTTGTAGGTTTCTGTATTGCTGATAGACTCAGTGACGCATATGAAGGAAATCTTGAAACAGGTCTTTTCTTCTCTGGAACAAACGGATACAGACTTGACAAGATCATATCAGTCAAAGAGTTAATGGAAAAACTGACAGAGGGTGAATAG
- a CDS encoding DHH family phosphoesterase produces MQNRTLHHLSHIDLDGYSCQLVMKYTPYEKLNYNANYGAEVKAKLEEILENIQNDSNSAYILISDLNLTADESKWLNHEVNKLNENKKDVKLQLLDHHGSGEESAKKYDWYYLDTARYATKIIYDFAKENFTFDEPSWMEHYVNIVNAVDLWKQEEQANFEFGKVFMRLVTETRELNRVMFAKKDTEYKLALLHEAVNYIDQENGHIVLDEKIHTLKKDFFRRDADNTLDNLATEYIVDLLGESKADKTIYYKGYKGYLSYGVGNTSIIGNGFLTKYPEYDFIVDVSYRGTMSLRANNNVSVAQIAKEWVDGGGHPNAAGGRVQGFKEQFRYPKVKEQIESIIHKKESVAGKLEYKQD; encoded by the coding sequence ATGCAAAATAGAACACTACACCACTTATCCCATATAGACTTAGATGGGTATAGTTGTCAACTTGTTATGAAATATACACCGTATGAAAAGCTTAATTACAATGCAAACTACGGTGCAGAGGTCAAAGCAAAACTAGAAGAGATTTTAGAAAATATTCAAAACGATAGTAACAGTGCATATATTTTAATCTCAGATCTCAATTTAACTGCTGATGAATCTAAATGGTTAAACCATGAAGTAAACAAACTTAATGAAAATAAAAAAGATGTAAAACTTCAACTTTTAGATCACCACGGCAGCGGTGAAGAAAGTGCAAAAAAATATGACTGGTATTATCTTGACACTGCAAGATATGCTACAAAAATCATATACGACTTTGCGAAAGAGAATTTTACATTTGATGAGCCGTCATGGATGGAGCACTATGTTAACATTGTTAATGCAGTTGATCTCTGGAAACAAGAGGAGCAAGCAAACTTTGAATTTGGAAAAGTTTTTATGCGTCTTGTTACAGAGACTAGAGAGTTAAACCGTGTAATGTTTGCAAAAAAAGATACAGAGTATAAACTTGCTCTTTTACATGAAGCTGTAAACTACATAGATCAAGAAAACGGTCATATTGTACTGGATGAAAAGATCCATACCCTTAAAAAAGATTTTTTTAGAAGAGATGCAGACAATACTTTAGATAATCTTGCAACTGAATATATCGTTGATCTTCTAGGAGAGAGCAAAGCTGACAAAACGATCTACTATAAAGGTTACAAAGGGTATCTCTCTTACGGTGTTGGAAATACTTCTATTATCGGTAACGGCTTTTTAACAAAATATCCTGAATATGACTTTATCGTTGATGTAAGTTACAGAGGGACAATGAGTCTGCGTGCAAATAATAACGTAAGCGTTGCACAAATAGCTAAAGAATGGGTTGACGGTGGTGGACATCCAAATGCAGCAGGAGGAAGAGTTCAAGGATTTAAAGAGCAATTCCGTTACCCTAAAGTGAAAGAGCAAATCGAGTCTATTATACATAAAAAAGAATCTGTTGCCGGAAAGCTTGAATATAAACAAGACTAA
- the tyrS gene encoding tyrosine--tRNA ligase: MIEEALREISRGTAEIIDNERIEKLLKAYFEEGKGYTVKAGFDPTAPDLHLGHTVLLQKLAIFQKYGARVQFLIGSFTATIGDPTGKSATRKVLTKQEIIHNIDSYTTQAFKILDEEKTDIVYNDDWLGNMTAADMIALASNLTVARMLERDDFSKRYASNTPIAVSEFMYPLLQGYDSVHLKSDIEIGGTDQKFNLLMGRQLQKAYDVKKQQAVLMMPILEGLDGVQKMSKSLGNYIGVSDEPKDMFGKTLSISDELMWRYYELLSAKSLDEIAALKSGVEDGSLHPKKVKEELAFEITARFHDEAAAQAAKEEFDRVHAQSQIPTDIEEFTVNAESLWIAQALVDCKLEPSTSQARRDIKQGGVKINQEKVTDMNLQLNSGEYLLQVGKRKFAKLRVD; encoded by the coding sequence ATGATAGAAGAAGCTTTACGAGAAATTAGCCGTGGAACTGCGGAAATTATTGATAATGAAAGAATAGAAAAACTTTTAAAAGCTTATTTTGAAGAGGGGAAAGGCTATACTGTAAAAGCCGGTTTTGATCCAACAGCACCGGATTTACACCTAGGGCATACGGTACTTTTACAGAAGCTTGCAATATTTCAAAAATATGGTGCGCGTGTACAGTTTTTGATTGGTAGTTTTACAGCAACTATCGGTGATCCGACAGGAAAAAGTGCTACAAGAAAAGTGTTAACAAAACAAGAGATTATTCATAACATAGACAGTTATACTACACAAGCATTTAAGATTTTAGATGAAGAAAAAACTGATATCGTTTACAATGACGACTGGTTAGGAAATATGACTGCAGCAGATATGATTGCACTTGCTTCTAACTTGACTGTAGCACGTATGCTTGAACGTGATGATTTTTCAAAAAGATATGCATCAAATACACCTATTGCTGTAAGTGAATTTATGTATCCTTTACTTCAAGGGTATGATAGTGTACATCTTAAATCTGATATTGAGATAGGCGGTACAGATCAGAAATTCAACCTTTTAATGGGTAGACAGCTTCAAAAAGCATATGATGTAAAAAAACAACAAGCCGTTTTAATGATGCCTATTTTAGAAGGTCTTGACGGTGTTCAAAAGATGTCAAAATCTTTAGGAAACTATATCGGTGTAAGTGATGAACCAAAAGATATGTTTGGTAAAACGTTAAGTATCTCTGATGAGTTAATGTGGAGATATTATGAACTTCTTTCTGCAAAATCTCTGGATGAAATTGCAGCTTTAAAATCTGGTGTTGAAGATGGTTCTCTACATCCTAAAAAAGTGAAAGAGGAACTTGCTTTTGAAATTACAGCAAGATTTCATGATGAAGCAGCAGCGCAAGCAGCAAAAGAAGAGTTTGATAGAGTACATGCACAAAGTCAAATACCTACAGATATAGAGGAATTTACTGTTAACGCTGAATCTCTATGGATCGCTCAAGCCTTAGTTGATTGTAAGCTTGAACCATCTACTTCACAAGCACGACGTGACATTAAGCAAGGTGGTGTTAAAATAAACCAAGAAAAAGTTACAGATATGAACTTACAACTAAATAGTGGTGAATATTTGCTTCAAGTTGGAAAAAGAAAATTTGCAAAACTAAGGGTTGATTAA